In Pseudomonadota bacterium, the genomic stretch CCAATTCTGTCACTATGCCCGCCCCTTTTTATCCATTGTCCTCCAATTTTAATTCAATTTCAAGCGGAAAATCTCCAGTAATATTATTGAATACGGATTGAAATGCTGTATATCGAAAGAGAACAATAAAAACAACAGTACAGGAAGCTATATGTAACAAAACGTCCTTCATTCTACATTCTTCATTCTACATTCTTCATTAATCTGTCTCTGAGCAGTGTATACCGTTTTTGGGGTTTATCGTTCTTGATTGCAATTGCCAGGGCCTTCTTCGTACCGATCAGGATAACAAGTTTTTTTCCCCGTGTTATCCCCGTATAGAGAAGGTTTCTCTGTAAAAGCATATAATGCTGGGTAACAACAGGCATAATAACAACAGGATATTCACTACCCTGTGACTTATGAACTGATATGGCGTATGCAAGGACTATCTCATCGAGTTCTGAATATTCATAAGAGACAAGCCTCCCGTCATAACCAACCTTTAATTCTTGCATTTCCTTGTCTATCTTTGTAATCCTGCCAATATCGCCATTATATACATCCTTGTCATAATTGTTTCTTATCTGCATCACCTTATCCCCGATCTTCAGCGCTTTATTGCCACGTATTAATTCATCCTGCCCCGGGTTTAGTTCCCTTTGCAGTTCCTGATTGAGGTTCGACACCCCGATAACCCCTTTGTGCATTGGCGTGAGCACCTGAATGTCATTGACAGGATTGTAACCAAATCTCGCCGGGACTCCCTCTTTACAGAGATATATAATCTTTTTCAGTATCTTTTCTGGTTCCTCAATATTAAGGAAATAGAAATCATGGAGATGTTCTTCGCCTTGATTGGATATCGGCATCTGTCCGCTATTAACCCTGTGTGCATTGACAATAATCATGCTTTCTCTGGATTGCCTGAATATCTCATCAAGCCTTACAGTCGTCAGATAACCCGAATCAATAACATCCTTTAATATATTTCCTGGACCCACAGAAGGCAACTGGTCAACATCTCCAACGAGTATTAAGGTCGCCTTTGAAGGCACCGCCTTGAGGAAATAATACATAAGCAATGTATCAACCATTGATGTCTCATCTATTATTATCAAATCTGCCTCAAGCGGATTTGCTTCATCTTTTTTAAATATCTCCCCGCCGGGATTATACTCAAGGAGACGGTGTATTGTTTTTGCTTCATACCCTGTCGCCTCTGTCATTCTTTTTGCTGCCCTGCCTGTTGGCGCTGCAAGCAGTACCTTTTGCCCCATCTTCCTGTAAATCCTCATGATTGCATTGATGATCGTGGTTTTGCCAGTCCCAGGGCCTCCTGTTACTATCATGGCCTTACTATTTATAGATGCCTTC encodes the following:
- a CDS encoding ATP-dependent RecD-like DNA helicase, with amino-acid sequence MQKGKMPEEIKGQIERITFFNEENNYTIAKMRVHGRTDTITVVGTLFSVAPGEVLRLSGYWDKHPRYGEQFKVTAYESVLPATVKGIEKYLGSGMIKGIGPVMAKRLVSRFGDETLTVIGKDIGRLHEVDGIGEKRIEMIQKAWEEQKEIRGVMIFLQGQGVSPTYAVKIYKQYGRDSIRVVEENPYRLAADIFGIGFITADKIAEKLGVPRDSKIRAEAGILYVLKELSDEGHVYYPYELLIKKSSEILGLEEERILPALDKLAQEGKAVIEKGLTPSPELRTQNSKAVYLAKYYISELGIVNKLKTILVFPRQLRLINIDEVLEWVQRDLKITFSEKQVEAVKASINSKAMIVTGGPGTGKTTIINAIMRIYRKMGQKVLLAAPTGRAAKRMTEATGYEAKTIHRLLEYNPGGEIFKKDEANPLEADLIIIDETSMVDTLLMYYFLKAVPSKATLILVGDVDQLPSVGPGNILKDVIDSGYLTTVRLDEIFRQSRESMIIVNAHRVNSGQMPISNQGEEHLHDFYFLNIEEPEKILKKIIYLCKEGVPARFGYNPVNDIQVLTPMHKGVIGVSNLNQELQRELNPGQDELIRGNKALKIGDKVMQIRNNYDKDVYNGDIGRITKIDKEMQELKVGYDGRLVSYEYSELDEIVLAYAISVHKSQGSEYPVVIMPVVTQHYMLLQRNLLYTGITRGKKLVILIGTKKALAIAIKNDKPQKRYTLLRDRLMKNVE